In the Candida orthopsilosis Co 90-125, chromosome 7 draft sequence genome, TAGACTCCAGtgaaaaaattgtcaaaaaaaaaatagtcGAACATAAAACCCCAATAATATATCACCAAACCTTCATAAACACATAGAATTAATACACTACAATGGGTGCTGCTTATCACATTTTTGGTAAAACCGTTCAACCACATCAATTAGCTCTTGCCACATTAGGTTCAGTAGTATTATTAGTCATTCCAAAACCATGGACCGTTAAGCCTGTCCATCCTTCAATCAATGCCTCATCAccagaagaagagaagtTCGTCAAAGAATGGTTAGCTAAACATGAAAAGACCGAAGAAAAACATTAAGATGAAGGAAGAAAAGTTGGGGCAGGGGGATTAGTAGTGAAGTTTTGCTTTGATAGAGATAAGAGGGAGGGAAAGAGTTTTTTAACATTATAgtcaatgaaaagaagaaaagagtgCCACGTTGTATATATTACTTGGCTGGGAGATGAAAGAATGAAAGGAAAACAATTCATATATttagatttgaatgaaatgaaaattgTCATTTTAGTTGAGATAAAGAAATTTTATTATGTAAATGGGAGCTCAATGTTTGCAAGCATAGATTGGAAAAGAGGACTACATGCTTGTGTCGCTTGTGGATGCCCAGCGCATGCCAATTATATTTCTAGTCTCTTTGATTACAATTGTAAACCTCGACATTGAGTATTGCGTTGAATTGTGAGGCGTAGAGGACAACGAGAGCTCAAGTTATATAAGCTAAGGCTCTTGTATTCACTGAGAGACCATTGCAACAACTCTGCCCACACACCTCTACTTCAATCTCTCTTA is a window encoding:
- a CDS encoding Atp19 h, translated to MGAAYHIFGKTVQPHQLALATLGSVVLLVIPKPWTVKPVHPSINASSPEEEKFVKEWLAKHEKTEEKH